One window of the Papaver somniferum cultivar HN1 unplaced genomic scaffold, ASM357369v1 unplaced-scaffold_115, whole genome shotgun sequence genome contains the following:
- the LOC113329020 gene encoding BURP domain-containing protein 7-like, whose translation MELLLLLLISASYILVGVVGNPSAPLPAEVYWKHKLPNTPMPAILHDLFHPADDQQGKLLTDVRAGVTIPNENAATNRHLQNNPGASLFFLQKDLYPGAKMNLQFAMS comes from the exons ATGGAattgcttcttcttctactcATCTCTGCTTCTTATATCTTG GTTGGAGTTGTAGGAAACCCTTCTGCTCCTCTTCCTGCTGAGGTCTACTGGAAGCACAAGTTGCCAAACACTCCTATGCCCGCCATACTTCATGATCTCTTTCATCCTGCAGATG ATCAACAAGGAAAGCTGCTGACTGATGTCAGAGCAGGAGTCACCATTCCAAATGAAAATGCTGCAACAAATAGACATCTCCAAAATAACCCAGGCGCGTCTCTCTTCTTCCTACAAAAGGATTTATATCCTGGGGCTAAAATGAACTTGCAGTTTGCTATGAGCTAG
- the LOC113329163 gene encoding BURP domain protein RD22-like: MENQEKYCATSLESLVDYGTSKFGRNVTVLTTEILGDKGQRTRMRKLQQGVRKIVSDNFLPCHSLPYLYAVFYCHATLAHIAQPYIVPLVGADGMKIIATAVCHKDTSKWNPDHVAFRVLNVEPGTVPICHFLTEDNIGWAAENKNN; this comes from the coding sequence ATGGAAAATCAAGAGAAGTACTGTGCAACTTCATTGGAATCACTTGTTGATTACGGTACTTCCAAATTCGGAAGAAATGTCACTGTATTGACCACGGAAATTCTCGGCGATAAAGGGCAGAGAACACGAATGAGGAAACTGCAGCAAGGAGTAAGGAAAATTGTTAGTGATAACTTTTTGCCGTGCCATAGCCTGCCTTATCTCTATGCAGTTTTCTATTGTCATGCAACTTTAGCACATATAGCACAACCTTACATAGTGCCTTTGGTCGGTGCGGATGGAATGAAAATCATAGCCACAGCCGTTTGTCACAAAGATACCTCGAAATGGAACCCTGACCATGTAGCTTTCCGAGTCCTCAATGTTGAACCTGGTACTGTTCCAATCTGTCACTTCCTTACTGAGGATAATATTGGCTGGGCTGCCGAGAACAAAAATAATTGA
- the LOC113329030 gene encoding BURP domain-containing protein 2-like, whose product MESLLLLIFAVCLLVGVVGSNAAPLPSEIYWKNKLLNTPMPAILHDLLHPAPAADQQGEGSTDKLPDYIAYNFTWLRKIKNTTNLEQANSQKCSKTQNDNAACERQLQDNAGASLFFLEKNLYPGAKMNVHFVVGTRYS is encoded by the exons ATGGAATCGCTGCTTCTACTCATCTTCGCTGTTTGTCTCTTG GTTGGAGTTGTAGGAAGCAATGCAGCTCCTCTTCCTTCAGAGATTTACTGGAAAAATAAGCTTCTCAACACTCCTATGCCCGCTATACTTCATGATCTCTTGCATCCTGCTCCTGCAGCTG ATCAACAAGGAGAGGGATCGACCGACAAACTACCTGATTACATTGCCTACAACTTCACATGGCTTCGAAAGATCAAAAACACTACTAATTTAGAACAGGCGAACTCCCAAAAATGCTCAAAAACCCAAAATGACAATGCTGCATGCGAGAGACAACTCCAAGATAATGCAGGCGCGTCTCTCTTCTTCTTAGAAAAGAATTTATATCCTGGAGCAAAAATGAACGTGCACTTCGTTGTAGGTACTCGGTACTCCTAG